A segment of the Malaciobacter mytili LMG 24559 genome:
GTAGAGGGGTTAGTTATTATAAAAAGGTAAAACTTATGAAAAAAGAAATAAAAAAAGCTAATAAAGAATTTTACTTTATTTCAAAAGTAACAATTGCAAAAGATGTTGCATTTAAGTATCCAAATTATTGGATAAATAAATTTACACCTTGTACTCTTGCAAAAAGATTAATTTCTGGAAATAGTGAAAGAAATAGCATGAAAAACTATGGTTTTGAATATAAAACAATAGCATCTAAAAAATTAAAAAAAATCTATTTAATACAAGAAGTACAAATTAATGGTGCAAATGTAAAAAATATAAATATTGCTTATGATAAGGAATTTGCTTATTCAATGGCATATCAATATTGTAAACAATACTATAAAAAAGAATTAAAAGTAGATTTTGGAAATTGTGAAAACTATGATGAATTTTATAGTATGGCATTACAAAATCAAGATTTATTAAATTCTATAATTATAGTAAGTGAAATTGATATTTCATCTAAAACAATATTACCTTTTTAAAAGAGGTAAATATGTCATTACTTAGCAAAATAATTAATTTTATAAAACTTCAAGAAAAAGAAGTTCATTTATCTGAAATTTATGAAAAATTTGAAGAAATAAAAAAAACAACTATCAGAGGAAGAATTAATGAAGCAGTTGGAACGAAATTACTAAGAGTTGGGAAAGGCAAATATTTATTAATTAGTGATGATGTTCAAGCAATTGTTGAACAAATGGATAGTAGATTTGCTATTCCAAATATTTTATCTTCACTTCTTTATTATGATATGATATTTTTAGATATACCATATTTTGCAAAAGGTCAAAAAGGTGGTAATAGAAACTTATCTACTTACGATTTGATAATGCCTGAAGAATTTGAAAAAATGACCTTAGAATTACAAAAAATGTTAAGGACAGAAGATTCTCAACTTTATTTTATGATTGCAGGTGGGAAAAGTAGTAAAAAAGATGCTCTTAATTATTTAAGTGCATTTGCACCTACTAACTTAAAAGTAGCAGCGAAAGGTTCGTATACTAAATTAACCTCAAAAGGAACAGTTTGCAATATGGGAAAATATCTTATGCCTCCTGAAGAGATATATGTATATTCTCATAGCGGTAAACTATTGAAACCCGATGAAACAATTTTAGATTTTGAACTACAAAGACCTCCTCTACCAAAACAAGGTGGATATCCAACTCAAAAACCATTTAAATTGCTAGAGCAAATAATCAAACAATCTACAAATGTAGGTGATTTTGTACTTGACTTATTTGGTGGAAGTGGAGTTACTTTAGATGCAGCTTTAAGTTTAAAAAGAAAATGCCATATTTTTGATATTGCAAATGAAGCAATAAATAGAATGAAGAATATATTAAAAACACACGAGACTTTAATTTGTAGTAGTTTACCTGTTAATAATTCATATAGCAGTTACAAACAATTACAACTATTTAGTTAACTATATTATGTAATTTCATTTGGTATCTCAGGTGACTTTACCACTATTGTTTGTTTTTGTACTAAAAAAGAAAAACTTATTTTTCTAAAAATGAGAAAATATTTAAAATATACTGATGATAAATTAGTTCGTCAATATGCACATAAATTTAATATTCCAATGTAACTTAAAGTTTAAAGGAATTTTATTATTTAGATTAGTTGCTTTATCAAGCTTACCCATATGGGCATAAATTGCCCTATGGGCAAGTATGCTCTTTTTAAAGGAGTAAAAATGGTAATAATAATAAAAATTGCTAGATATATTCTATCTATTTTGAAAGTACATCAAAAAACAAAATGTTTTGTAAATGGAGAAGATAAAATTGATTTAGATATGAAATTATTATCTAAATTAGTTAATTCAAATGTAAAGTCATATGGTATCTCAGGTGACTTTACCACTATTGTTTGTTTTTGTACTAAAAAAGAAAAACTTATTTTTCTAAAAATGAGAAAATATTTAAAATATACTGATGATAAATTAATTCATCAATATGCACATAAATTTAATATTCCAATGTAACTTAAAGTTTAAAGGAATTTTATTATTTAGATTAGTTGCTTCATAAGAAGCTTACCCAAAAAGGGCATACGAAAGTCACTGCCTTTAGGGTAGGTATGCTCTTTAATTTACTAAGGAGTGAATTATGACAGTAGAAAATTTAAGCAAAAAAGCTTTATTAGAGATGATTGAAAGTTTTGAGTACTATCCTGCAGTTACAGAAGCAGATGACAGAGCTTATATTTTGGCTTATCTTGATGATGAAGCTTGTGCAATAAGTAAAGATGATATTCAAGAGTATATTGATGCTATTGAAATCACAGAAGATAATATTCATGAATTCTATGAATTTATG
Coding sequences within it:
- a CDS encoding site-specific DNA-methyltransferase translates to MSLLSKIINFIKLQEKEVHLSEIYEKFEEIKKTTIRGRINEAVGTKLLRVGKGKYLLISDDVQAIVEQMDSRFAIPNILSSLLYYDMIFLDIPYFAKGQKGGNRNLSTYDLIMPEEFEKMTLELQKMLRTEDSQLYFMIAGGKSSKKDALNYLSAFAPTNLKVAAKGSYTKLTSKGTVCNMGKYLMPPEEIYVYSHSGKLLKPDETILDFELQRPPLPKQGGYPTQKPFKLLEQIIKQSTNVGDFVLDLFGGSGVTLDAALSLKRKCHIFDIANEAINRMKNILKTHETLICSSLPVNNSYSSYKQLQLFS